One window of the Taeniopygia guttata chromosome W, bTaeGut7.mat, whole genome shotgun sequence genome contains the following:
- the LOC116806883 gene encoding arrestin domain-containing protein 3-like isoform X1, which produces MVLGKVKSLTISFDCLSNSNIPVYSSGDTVSGRISLEVTGEIRVKALKIHARGHAKVRWSESRNAGSNTAYTQNYTEEVEYFNYKDVLVGHARDDDNSEEGLRTIHSGRHEYAFSFVLPQIPLATSFEGRHGSVRYWVKAELNRPWLLPVKLKKEFTVFEHIDINTPSLLSPQAGTKEKTLCCWLCTSGPISLSAKIERKGYTPGESIQIFAEIENCSSRMVVPKATIYQTQAFYAKGKMKEVRQLVANLCGESLSSGKTETWNGKQLKIPPVSPSILDCSIIRVEYSLMVYVDIPGAVDLFLNLPLVIGTIPLHSVGSRTSSVSSQGSMNMNWLGLTLPERLEAPPSYAEVVTEENRQSGLAPVAAFDDFQRALQGPLFAYIQEFRFLPPPLYSEINPNTDQPTDEIPSCPSR; this is translated from the exons atggtgctggggaaggtgaaGAGTTTGACAATAAGCTTTGACTGTCTCAGTAACAGCAATATCCCCGTGTATTCTAGCGGGGACACAGTCTCAGGAAGGATCAGTTTAGAAGTTACTGGGGAAATTAGAGTGAAAGCTCTTAAAATTCATGCAAGAGGACATGCAAAAGTACGTTGGAGCGAATCTAGAAATGCTGGATCCAACACTGCTTATACACAAAATTACACCGAAGAAGTAGAGTATTTTAACTATAAGGACGTTCTAGTCGGGCATGCAAGAG ATGATGACAATTCTGAAGAAGGCCTTCGCACCATTCATTCAGGAAGGCATGAATATGCATTCAGCTTTGTGCTTCCACAGAT ACCACTTGCTACCTCATTCGAAGGCAGACACGGCAGTGTGCGGTATTGGGTGAAAGCTGAATTGAATAGGCCTTGGCTTCTACCAGTAAAATTAAAGAAGGAATTTACAGTCTTTGAACATATAGATATCAACACTCCTTCATTACTG TCACCCCAAGCAGGCACAAAAGAAAAGACTCTATGTTGTTGGCTTTGTACCTCAGGCCCAATATCTTTAAGTGCCAAAATTGAAAGAAAGGGCTACACCCCAG GTGAATCAATTCAGATCTTTGCTGAGATTGAGAATTGTTCTTCCCGTATGGTGGTGCCAAAGGCAACCATTTACCAAACGCAGGCATTCTATGCCaaagggaaaatgaaggaaGTCAGACAGCTTGTTGCCAACCTCTGTGGGGAATCCTTGTCATCTGGCAAAACAGAAACCTGGAATGGCAAACAGTTGAAAATTCCACCTGTTTCCCCTTCAATCCTTGACTGTAGTATAATCCGTGTGGAGTATTCACTGATG gtATATGTTGATATTCCAGGAGCTGTGGATTTGTTCCTTAACTTACCACTCGTCATTGGTACCATTCCTCTACATTCAGTTGGCAGCAGAACATCAAGCGTAAGCAGCCAGGGTAGCATGAACATGAATTGGCTTGGTCTGACTCTGCCTGAAAGACTAGAAG CACCTCCTAGCTATGCAGAAGTGGTCACAGAGGAAAACAGACAGTCTGGCCTTGCACCTGTAGCTGCTTTTGATGATTTTCAGAGAGCACTGCAGGGACCATTATTTGCATACATCCAGGAGTTTCGTTTTCTGCCTCCTCCCCTATATTCAGAA aTTAATCCAAACACAGATCAGCCCACAGATGAGATACCATCTTGCCCTTCTCGTTGA
- the LOC116806883 gene encoding arrestin domain-containing protein 3-like isoform X2 — protein MVLGKVKSLTISFDCLSNSNIPVYSSGDTVSGRISLEVTGEIRVKALKIHARGHAKVRWSESRNAGSNTAYTQNYTEEVEYFNYKDVLVGHARDDDNSEEGLRTIHSGRHEYAFSFVLPQIPLATSFEGRHGSVRYWVKAELNRPWLLPVKLKKEFTVFEHIDINTPSLLSPQAGTKEKTLCCWLCTSGPISLSAKIERKGYTPGESIQIFAEIENCSSRMVVPKATIYQTQAFYAKGKMKEVRQLVANLCGESLSSGKTETWNGKQLKIPPVSPSILDCSIIRVEYSLMVYVDIPGAVDLFLNLPLVIGTIPLHSVGSRTSSVSSQGSMNMNWLGLTLPERLEAPPSYAEVVTEENRQSGLAPVAAFDDFQRALQGPLFAYIQEFRFLPPPLYSEGQFSSTSS, from the exons atggtgctggggaaggtgaaGAGTTTGACAATAAGCTTTGACTGTCTCAGTAACAGCAATATCCCCGTGTATTCTAGCGGGGACACAGTCTCAGGAAGGATCAGTTTAGAAGTTACTGGGGAAATTAGAGTGAAAGCTCTTAAAATTCATGCAAGAGGACATGCAAAAGTACGTTGGAGCGAATCTAGAAATGCTGGATCCAACACTGCTTATACACAAAATTACACCGAAGAAGTAGAGTATTTTAACTATAAGGACGTTCTAGTCGGGCATGCAAGAG ATGATGACAATTCTGAAGAAGGCCTTCGCACCATTCATTCAGGAAGGCATGAATATGCATTCAGCTTTGTGCTTCCACAGAT ACCACTTGCTACCTCATTCGAAGGCAGACACGGCAGTGTGCGGTATTGGGTGAAAGCTGAATTGAATAGGCCTTGGCTTCTACCAGTAAAATTAAAGAAGGAATTTACAGTCTTTGAACATATAGATATCAACACTCCTTCATTACTG TCACCCCAAGCAGGCACAAAAGAAAAGACTCTATGTTGTTGGCTTTGTACCTCAGGCCCAATATCTTTAAGTGCCAAAATTGAAAGAAAGGGCTACACCCCAG GTGAATCAATTCAGATCTTTGCTGAGATTGAGAATTGTTCTTCCCGTATGGTGGTGCCAAAGGCAACCATTTACCAAACGCAGGCATTCTATGCCaaagggaaaatgaaggaaGTCAGACAGCTTGTTGCCAACCTCTGTGGGGAATCCTTGTCATCTGGCAAAACAGAAACCTGGAATGGCAAACAGTTGAAAATTCCACCTGTTTCCCCTTCAATCCTTGACTGTAGTATAATCCGTGTGGAGTATTCACTGATG gtATATGTTGATATTCCAGGAGCTGTGGATTTGTTCCTTAACTTACCACTCGTCATTGGTACCATTCCTCTACATTCAGTTGGCAGCAGAACATCAAGCGTAAGCAGCCAGGGTAGCATGAACATGAATTGGCTTGGTCTGACTCTGCCTGAAAGACTAGAAG CACCTCCTAGCTATGCAGAAGTGGTCACAGAGGAAAACAGACAGTCTGGCCTTGCACCTGTAGCTGCTTTTGATGATTTTCAGAGAGCACTGCAGGGACCATTATTTGCATACATCCAGGAGTTTCGTTTTCTGCCTCCTCCCCTATATTCAGAA gGCCAGttctcttcaacatcttcataa
- the LOC116806883 gene encoding arrestin domain-containing protein 3-like isoform X4 — MVLGKVKSLTISFDCLSNSNIPVYSSGDTVSGRISLEVTGEIRVKALKIHARGHAKVRWSESRNAGSNTAYTQNYTEEVEYFNYKDVLVGHARDDDNSEEGLRTIHSGRHEYAFSFVLPQIPLATSFEGRHGSVRYWVKAELNRPWLLPVKLKKEFTVFEHIDINTPSLLSPQAGTKEKTLCCWLCTSGPISLSAKIERKGYTPGESIQIFAEIENCSSRMVVPKATIYQTQAFYAKGKMKEVRQLVANLCGESLSSGKTETWNGKQLKIPPVSPSILDCSIIRVEYSLMVYVDIPGAVDLFLNLPLVIGTIPLHSVGSRTSSHLLAMQKWSQRKTDSLALHL, encoded by the exons atggtgctggggaaggtgaaGAGTTTGACAATAAGCTTTGACTGTCTCAGTAACAGCAATATCCCCGTGTATTCTAGCGGGGACACAGTCTCAGGAAGGATCAGTTTAGAAGTTACTGGGGAAATTAGAGTGAAAGCTCTTAAAATTCATGCAAGAGGACATGCAAAAGTACGTTGGAGCGAATCTAGAAATGCTGGATCCAACACTGCTTATACACAAAATTACACCGAAGAAGTAGAGTATTTTAACTATAAGGACGTTCTAGTCGGGCATGCAAGAG ATGATGACAATTCTGAAGAAGGCCTTCGCACCATTCATTCAGGAAGGCATGAATATGCATTCAGCTTTGTGCTTCCACAGAT ACCACTTGCTACCTCATTCGAAGGCAGACACGGCAGTGTGCGGTATTGGGTGAAAGCTGAATTGAATAGGCCTTGGCTTCTACCAGTAAAATTAAAGAAGGAATTTACAGTCTTTGAACATATAGATATCAACACTCCTTCATTACTG TCACCCCAAGCAGGCACAAAAGAAAAGACTCTATGTTGTTGGCTTTGTACCTCAGGCCCAATATCTTTAAGTGCCAAAATTGAAAGAAAGGGCTACACCCCAG GTGAATCAATTCAGATCTTTGCTGAGATTGAGAATTGTTCTTCCCGTATGGTGGTGCCAAAGGCAACCATTTACCAAACGCAGGCATTCTATGCCaaagggaaaatgaaggaaGTCAGACAGCTTGTTGCCAACCTCTGTGGGGAATCCTTGTCATCTGGCAAAACAGAAACCTGGAATGGCAAACAGTTGAAAATTCCACCTGTTTCCCCTTCAATCCTTGACTGTAGTATAATCCGTGTGGAGTATTCACTGATG gtATATGTTGATATTCCAGGAGCTGTGGATTTGTTCCTTAACTTACCACTCGTCATTGGTACCATTCCTCTACATTCAGTTGGCAGCAGAACATCAAGC CACCTCCTAGCTATGCAGAAGTGGTCACAGAGGAAAACAGACAGTCTGGCCTTGCACCTGTAG
- the LOC116806883 gene encoding arrestin domain-containing protein 3-like isoform X3: MVLGKVKSLTISFDCLSNSNIPVYSSGDTVSGRISLEVTGEIRVKALKIHARGHAKVRWSESRNAGSNTAYTQNYTEEVEYFNYKDVLVGHARDDDNSEEGLRTIHSGRHEYAFSFVLPQIPLATSFEGRHGSVRYWVKAELNRPWLLPVKLKKEFTVFEHIDINTPSLLSPQAGTKEKTLCCWLCTSGPISLSAKIERKGYTPGESIQIFAEIENCSSRMVVPKATIYQTQAFYAKGKMKEVRQLVANLCGESLSSGKTETWNGKQLKIPPVSPSILDCSIIRVEYSLMVYVDIPGAVDLFLNLPLVIGTIPLHSVGSRTSSVSSQGSMNMNWLGLTLPERLEAPPSYAEVVTEENRQSGLAPVAAFDDFQRALQGPLFAYIQEFRFLPPPLYSEK; encoded by the exons atggtgctggggaaggtgaaGAGTTTGACAATAAGCTTTGACTGTCTCAGTAACAGCAATATCCCCGTGTATTCTAGCGGGGACACAGTCTCAGGAAGGATCAGTTTAGAAGTTACTGGGGAAATTAGAGTGAAAGCTCTTAAAATTCATGCAAGAGGACATGCAAAAGTACGTTGGAGCGAATCTAGAAATGCTGGATCCAACACTGCTTATACACAAAATTACACCGAAGAAGTAGAGTATTTTAACTATAAGGACGTTCTAGTCGGGCATGCAAGAG ATGATGACAATTCTGAAGAAGGCCTTCGCACCATTCATTCAGGAAGGCATGAATATGCATTCAGCTTTGTGCTTCCACAGAT ACCACTTGCTACCTCATTCGAAGGCAGACACGGCAGTGTGCGGTATTGGGTGAAAGCTGAATTGAATAGGCCTTGGCTTCTACCAGTAAAATTAAAGAAGGAATTTACAGTCTTTGAACATATAGATATCAACACTCCTTCATTACTG TCACCCCAAGCAGGCACAAAAGAAAAGACTCTATGTTGTTGGCTTTGTACCTCAGGCCCAATATCTTTAAGTGCCAAAATTGAAAGAAAGGGCTACACCCCAG GTGAATCAATTCAGATCTTTGCTGAGATTGAGAATTGTTCTTCCCGTATGGTGGTGCCAAAGGCAACCATTTACCAAACGCAGGCATTCTATGCCaaagggaaaatgaaggaaGTCAGACAGCTTGTTGCCAACCTCTGTGGGGAATCCTTGTCATCTGGCAAAACAGAAACCTGGAATGGCAAACAGTTGAAAATTCCACCTGTTTCCCCTTCAATCCTTGACTGTAGTATAATCCGTGTGGAGTATTCACTGATG gtATATGTTGATATTCCAGGAGCTGTGGATTTGTTCCTTAACTTACCACTCGTCATTGGTACCATTCCTCTACATTCAGTTGGCAGCAGAACATCAAGCGTAAGCAGCCAGGGTAGCATGAACATGAATTGGCTTGGTCTGACTCTGCCTGAAAGACTAGAAG CACCTCCTAGCTATGCAGAAGTGGTCACAGAGGAAAACAGACAGTCTGGCCTTGCACCTGTAGCTGCTTTTGATGATTTTCAGAGAGCACTGCAGGGACCATTATTTGCATACATCCAGGAGTTTCGTTTTCTGCCTCCTCCCCTATATTCAGAA